TGTCCGCAGAGGTCGGTGGCAGACGTGTCCTCCAAGTCGGACACGGAGAGCCGGATGTGCTACAACAGCACCCCCTGCGGCTGGATGGTGTACGTGCCCTTCACCCGCCGCATCGACTACTTCATGAAGAACACGTGAGTGCCCAGCGCAGAGTTTCAAGGCTGtcggggattcgatccgtcaacctttggattggtagtcagcgatgctaaccgcacggccacgaggccatcttggaaaaaatatattttaaatttcccgttCACcaccataaaaaatataaacatggagGCCGATGCGGCTTGTTTAAATACACCGCCTagcactataagaaataaacatggcggactacatacggtTTTTGAAACttcaacacaaaatttttataagcatatatacatctgaaattatttttccaagatggcctcgtggccgtgcggtttgCATCGCTGACTACCAGCCTCCACATGACGTCAACAACCATCTCAAGATTCCCTCCACGTGGCTCCTGGCAACGCCCAcccggccacgtggtgccacgcccatcTCCTGCCACGCCCACCCGGACACGGCCTCAGACAACTACCTGTTTGATTGTTGACACTGTCCCAAAACGCCTACGCTCTCCCTACCTAGTTTCATGAAGTCGCCAGCGGACTTCAGACCACCAAAGAACTGCCGATTGTGCTATCAATACTGTTTCTATATACCCACGTTCTTTGGTAATTATTAAGGCTAGTGTACATTTTATTAAATGAGAATTAACAATAAGAATTAGGAATTAGTAATTAGTCCTGCCATAATACGAGTgcaatggtttatgattgtcgtgcaTTCTAATGACAGATTTCTAAGCagtgttatttaattttgttttttaccGTAGTGCGAGGCAAATATTTTGGTCTTCCGGCCCGAGAGACTAAAATGTTTTCCGCATGTTAGCATTGTGATTAAATGAAGAGGAGATGGGTTTGATTTGATTAGGTTTAACCACTACGAACACAGCATTATTATGGGGCCTACTAATGCTTAAAAGGTTGGGTGCGAGATATTTTTCACGTCCATTAACTAACTGGTTGCATTCAGTCTCATATAACATGTATTTTTATACTACGAAACTTTCCAACGTTCATCAAgaatttctgtttatttttttgtttcagtatGTTTTGATTTCAAAGGCGTTCATATTAGTGAGAGTAAacgattgccccccccccccccccggactcTTAGTTACGACCTTTTTGGTAAGGAAGTTAGTGACATATCGACCACGTGGGGAACCTCATCGCACAACACGCCTCTAGCAGACTACCTTATAATAGTTACAATATTAAATCCTCTTACGCTTCAGAGTTTTTAGTATGTGACtcgatttttttcccctaacctaaattaaaactaagtgtgtttgggaggggtctgggttagggaaagaatgtaagtgcgtctcaggccgaagcctatgcgctctaatcatgcagggtttaagccatgcgggagaggaagcatgcatcatgtgctaggagggggattggccaggcatggcagcgattggcgccatgactaactaccctcactgactattctagactaaaaactagatgagttgggcccaggtaaaaccttcatagggaaaaccctgggcacttacatgcggcaTGCAAAAATTTCAAGCATTTTtgacaagcaggttgattacaggaaacagaaggatggttccgaaagaagagttgggcagagtagaaataaactactaagcaaggggcgggaacttggacattgctgtccgttTTGGTTTGGATggcgctggttgtttcgggggcgacattttgtcgtttcccgccaggctgccagccagccagcctatACCTAAATCTAGGTACTTTATTATTAGGTTGCTGCCTATATGCTTCGACCATGCCACGCATTGCCACACTGCAGGCCGCCTCCCTACGCAGTCGGAGTATGATTTGCCTGTTAACCAGGGGCTCTGCGCTGAATGGTATCCAGCCAGGTGCATTACTATTTGTATCATTCTTATTCTAACATGCCACGTATCGCCGCATTGCAGTAGTATGTAACTCAaataaagataaaacaaaatgtaaataaaagtatTGTCTTGTAAGGGTATTTAATgctcattatatattttttatatatatattatgggattcataaccataatttttattttcatcgcTAACCATTTGTAACATAcacactaaattaaaattttgtaattgtatttaCCAATTATCgttttttatttacgttttgtcGAATCTTCGAAGATACCAGGATTCAAAATGGCGGTGTTCACATTAGTACAACCAACTGTCAATAGGTGGTGTTAGCAGTCAAAGTATTCGTATACCATGCGTCCTTTACTTTGTGGCTACATTTGCTAAGGGATTTAGGGATGTTTGCGCTATGGACGAATACCCATGGATTCAAAGATGCCTCTAATGACACCGAACGTCGACCAGACGTTTGAGTCataattcatttattaatttctatAAGCACGAATGTGATAGTTACTGCGATGTTCTTTTGTGTACAGGTGCGACTGCCCGAAAGGAAAGACTTGCCAGCAAGCGGAAGACGACCTGTCGGTCAGCGCGTACATCTACCGGTGCATGGACGCCGAGGCGTCCTCCAAGGCGACGGATTCGTGAGCCTGACCGCGCCCTCGCGCCTCATCAGCGAGAAATAAAGACCGGCAATGCCGCTCCGGCGTCAGCTGCTAAAGCTACCTTCTTCAGTGGCGGCGTAACCTCGACTCATTACAGACCTGCACTCAACGCCTTCCCGCCGTCGAACCTTACATCACAGCCAAACTACGAAATCGCGTATCTACTACACGCGATCGTCGCACTCTCCGCGAGGACAGAACGGGCTAGAAGTAGCAGCATTGTCCGCAAGATGGCAGCAGCGACTACGCCATAGCTCGAGATGCTCCTCCTATCTCTCGGTGAGAACGACAAGCTAGATCGATTTCTCTGCTATCTCTCGACGGTAACCAACTTCTTCGTGCTAGAGTTATCGCACAACAATGTACTTTTTTAGTGTGTAGTGGCCGTTGCTGTTATTTATCACGGTTATTtcattcatatttaaatatttgccaAGAATAGATGGATTCACAACATTCGTAGCGTACGTACGTATTCGTAGATTCCTTTTATGCAAACTTATGATCATGAACCTATAAATATATAAGAATTATTTCGGTAAACAAACACTCACACATAAGtataattcaaaatttccctaattacaaattatatttaaatagacTTTGGAGCGGGGCCTTGCCTGGTGGGCATGAAATAGTTCCCAGAAAAagtggaaaatttgaaaaataaactcttgTAAAATAACGCTTgtaagccaacctggaacttaaattacgaaaatagttttgttaatttatctttaaaaatgtaGCCTAGATATtctttgttaataaattattccCGGGTTAGTTTTATAGTTGCTAATGATCAAATTCCTTTGCAATTGTGTCATATGAGGCAATACATTCTTtgaaatttttctataatttaaacaattaaagTGTTATTTTTACCATTATAATGTCCATATTTTTCACAAAGAACAAGAACTAGATGAATAAAAATATGAACATAAATATCTGGCACGGGGCCCATATTAAAAAATTCTACTCAGATAATATTTtgaaactgaaataaattttaatctattcttaagttattttgaattaaaatcgCAAAAAGTTTGAAAATTGGTTTGAAAATTGCCTCTGCAGTCACTTTTTCAATCAATGGATGATAAGAACTGCATTTAAGATATTTGCGTGTGTGTTTCCTACCCATGAATGGCAGAATCAATACTTACATCACTATGTGTAGGTTGTGAATCCAGCTTCAATATAGAAATATTATCTTACATAAAGGTTCTCATCTAATATCAAACATTAAAGAAATTTACAAGTTGGTATCTTACCTTTCATGAAGGAGAAAAATAAATCTGAATCTCTTAAATAGTTATTGATTCTATTAACGTATACTCTGTGTGTTGTGTGAGCTAAATACTAAATACTCATATTGCCACAGTATTTATACATCAAACAAATCAAACTTCacacatgttaaaaataatttgcattgTAAAGTTATAGGTTATAAGTGCCATAATAAGTAGGATTAATTTAATGATATACATAATGTTTTTTACAGCATTTATTTTTTATGACAGCCACACAGTTCATTTATGGTTGGTTAGAAGGTTCCTTACTAAACTACTACcaatataataaactaattttttttagggtTTGATCCAGAGATAATTACTCTATTTATATCATGGCTAGATAAAACACTGTGTGTACGTAGTGTTTTATGCCCATGCAACATTCAAAAACTAGTATGTGGATTTTACCATTACTCAACATACCTCCATTCAACACTTAAACAAATCTCCATGGTTAAAATTTGTctggattataaatttattaaataaccaATTTCAATTGTtgtataagaaattttatttgcaattatttgtaCTAAATTTGTTTACTGCAAAGTTGTTGacaaggaaaatattttacataattatttatttagtttgagGTGAAAACGTATTGGCATCATTGGTTAGGCTAGAGTCTGCCCCCACACCTTCCACACTACATGTCATAATTCCTATTGTAAAAACTTAAAATGAATGACAATGTAGTTCAAGCACTATAAACCTTATCATTATAATGAATTATTGTATTTCACCAGACTAATTAAGTCTGATAGTGAAATaagtaataattgtttataaGGATTATTCACTTAATTTTTTGTGACAAGTGATTTTGAGGATATTtaagttctcccccccccccccccacccataaTCCAGTGATGATGAATGCTTTTGATTTCAACAATTACTTGGTAGAATTTTTAGTACTATTGATTGACTAATTTAAGAAGATCTAATATACAGGTCTTACCAAAAACATTATTATTGCCatatgggatttttttttgtgtttctagAAAAATGTCATTGATATTTCAAGTgatagtattttattttggttaGTATACATGCTAATAGTTATTGGTATATTTAATTGCTAAAAAAACAATACTAACATAATCATTGTGGCAATTATCATCATCAGAAATATTATATTACACTGCAGAGGGAAAGGAAAATTTTATCTTATTGTTTGTAATGCCtttgataaaatatattgtaagttCTACAGTATTTGTACACACATCAGTTGTGGTAATGGGTTAGTGTGTCAGAGAGGTAGTGAACTAAATATTTTACAGCTCTTTCActgttataataattaaaatttaatattttcaaaataggtGTGTATTTATGactgttatttatttagtttgagCTACTGGTGCCAAACCctgaatatttttaaacttttgtaagaaatattttcataactgAAATCTTGAATATAGATTTTATCCTGTTGTTACAGTATTGAAGGaatgtacttaaatatttaaacatcACCTTAATTTGAACTGTTCAAGATATTTAAGCCTTTTTATGagtgtaaatttgtaaataaaattattaatgattttatttttgtaaaataagcaTTCACAATCATTGAGGTATGTAATGTTTTTTGTCTTATACAAACATTACTACATATAAGGcagtaaagtataattttgaaCACTTGTTATTTTGTCCTTGATGAGGCATAATTTATACAAACCATAATATTTATTGCTTAGTTGTTTTGAATTTGTATTCGATAGATTTAGTTTTTATTGTGTCAGTTTACAAGATTATGCATGTCATActtatataaaattaatcataTCTTGTTTACAAAAATGTCTTGCTATAGTAAACGTTGTTTAATGTAGTCAAATGAAACTATTATTCATTagtcttttttattgttttaaaattaacattttcatcactttattattattattttttaaatttacagtttTGCACAAGGGCATATCCAGATAAAAACAGAAGGGaaggaaatttttttgtaattcaacagaaaaaagggaatttttttttggaactgtatatttatttcatgtgGTTCCAGAGAGCCATATAATAATAAACAGTGGTTAATGATGTTTAAATTGAtgttaaaaaattcttttttgcagCTTCTGGTTCCATGGTTTTCTTCAGAAAGGAGGGGTTAACTTCCCCCTcccacttttttttccccttcagtgGATAAGTCCTTGACTTTTGTGTTATCAGATGTTCAAGAATCAGgtttaaagttttcaaaaatgttgaaaatatcaataaaaacaaACACCATAATcagatttgtttaatttttttttaattcctacccatatatatatatatttatatatttatttatttatttatttatttatttatttatttaaagccTCTGAATAAGAATCCTAGATGTGTACATACTGGACCATAATAACATGTTTCCAAAAGTATCTATTTTAGTGTAACTGCACTATAACAGTGGTCTGTGGGTGAAGTAGCCTAGAACTGTTGTTCATTGAGACTACAGATGGAATAGAAAAACTCCTGGCTCATAGATGACGGGATTGGGGATGTGTGAGGCAGTTAACCTGTAAGGCTATAGTGTTAACACTTTCGTAGTCTCTAGAGCACAGGCACGGATCTAGACTTTTGCTCGGGGGGCAgggggaaattttaaaaaaatgttctacTGTCCAGAATATCCATTCTGGTTTTGGAATTAGTGTGagtggaaaaataaaattgagtTATTTCTTAAAGAGGaagaaattttctaaaaattagtCTTATTGCTTAATTTTATGCTGCAAATAGAGTTTTATGCACGGGTGCTGAGACCTATGCCATCGCCATCCTTGACattaataattaagaaaaaaaattgaatttattttggaagtaaaaaaataCCATACCTTATTTCTCCAGTttaagaacatttttaaaaccatttttcatTATAGTATTAGGCCATGGTTGATTGAGAAAAAGTTGAAATGTACATCTTTGCTGTGAATATTGCCAagatattaattattaaagcttAAAAATCTAGTTAATTCACTTATCAGCACTAGAAATAAATcaacatttttacttttttttttaaaaagctaatACTCACACCTACTATTAATAGAAATGGTGATAcccaaaaatatataactttttttaatatgataTAAACTTTAACTGGAAAATTTGCATTTTGGTGGATGTATATTGACTTTTGGTCAGAATATTTCCTAATCAAATAAGAGTACTTTTTCAGTAAAAGTAACTTAAGCCctgtcttgggggggggggggggcacaattGCAAACATGGCCCCCAATCCCCTGGGAACCATGGCTGATTGGGCTTGTGTTTACGCTGATGAAATGAAAATTACAagactattgttaaaataatttataggaaaccttacaagtaattTAATATGCACACATCACATTTAGAGTAATGGCAACAGCAACATATAGTCTTTATttgaattggaaattttttttgaaaatgaaacagaaatgttcatatttttttaaatttgtacatttacagcattatctcagtacctccaatagttgaagttatttgtaaattgttccctgactagctttccagtattaactgtgcacattaataaacaaataaaaatatatatataaaaaaatattcaaacaaaataaagtccaattattgattattcaataatcttccatggttttaaaaaaaaaaatttgttgaacgAAACATCTTTTCGAAaattgtatttcatatatgcaaaaataacctaagccatgtgttgtacaaagttatagtatctttcttgtggtattacacactgtttcttggaaactggttttcaaaggaatcttttaaaagtaacaagaatttaaattttctaagtGGGGTTTGAAAAGCTGTAGACATTGAATAAATTGGCACGGGCCCGAAAAAATTATTTGACCCTGGGACTTTCGGTTTAGCTTGACAGTCCTGCTCTAGAGTGCCACTCAGCATACCTTAAGGCGAGCAAGCCTTCAAACCATCCCCAAAAATAGCACCTACTGACcagaatttgttatttttttatgtaaaagagTTGTAAATTGATGCTTTAAAATTGTACCTgtttgtggttaaaaaaaaagtttttaaaatattacactttaaattttataatttcggtTTTATTGTGTGTTAGGTTTTTAATTAACTCTTCATTATCCCCTTAATAACTTGTATTTGGCAAGATCTGTACCATCTGCacaacaaaataacttattacGAAAGCGATAAAATCAATTTCCAAATGTAGGTATGTTTTAGTCCTGAGTGTCACTTGAATTAAGCattaatatttttggtaaaaacCACAATCTCTCAATGGAAAATTTTTGCAGATTTTGTTAGTTGACAGTTTGGAACAGaatctgtaaaatataattttattcgattgttttaataatttgtaacatataaaacatatccaattttgtaacacaaaattttattatatttcacttgcctacaacactcttctcttggacCGTAGAGGGTTTAGAGCGGTGATTCCCTCCCGAATCCCcatcttcagttcttccaaggtgCGAGGATGATGGTTGAAAGCCTTTTCCTTGCGGTGaagcccagtggcgtagccaggatttgtgtatggggggtgttaagaagcatgcccccccccccccccctgtattaaaccgggggtcctcccccgggaaaatttggattttaaggtgtaaaatagtgctattttagcagttttcgggacttaaatttaaatattgaaatggtaaaaattttattaattttaatatgtaatttgtttgagtgatgaataagaaattaattaaagatttggtgctaaggggggggggggggtttgaacccctaaccctccccccctggctacgcccctggtgaaGCCACGTGAAGAAGTCACAaatgcttagagaccggaaaaattagcgggttaaatgacctccaggatagactccaatatcctctgcacactcgggcaaatgccaactgttcattggctgctgacttgtgagtcgtctcgactgggtggcctgtgattcgacacttctatgagtgagggtctcaaatcggccctcagtcatccagatgaacagtgaaccaatggcagaagcagcactaaggtataattgtttgaattttagcatagcacgaaatgaacccgcgaatttttcaggtccctacgaAATGCTCCAATGCAGTGAGCACGGGTCACCGCACGTTATCTTAGCCGCGTGGCCCTGTTGGATGCAGGTGTCTCCTATACCTGCTTCCTCACTCAATGTGCCGAAAAAGCTGTCGAAGAGTTCCGAAATCGtcttatctttaaaagatttgtgcaatgggagtgcatgacttgatgtaagtttttggacatacgcaatggcgtatgtccaaaaacttacatcaagtcgaaATCGTcttcatcaatgcatcgctgcCAGGGGCGGATACAGGATCgacttctggggggggggggggggggcactgagAGTCTGgaattattcccccccccccccccccaaaaaaaaccggCTACCGGTGAAGCTCCAACaaaaatttcttttaatgttTACGAGTAGCCATATAAATACCATTTACagttttataaaacttatatgtttaataaaatgataaaGACATCAATACATTATACAAGAGCAGTTTAATTCTTACACACAAATTTAATCTAGTCTTAGGGATAGTTTTATTTTATGCTTTCTGGCAAACACCTCAAGAACTTCCTCAGCTGTCTTCAAAGATACAAGATCTTGGTGTATGTGTTCGCTGCTGATGGTcaccatcttcctgatgtgatcttcagaacttgataaaaaaattgtcccaataaaataaaataagtgcaCCTTTTTGTCCCACACTGTAGGTATGTTGAAGTTAAAGTCTTCCTCAATGTGAATAGGATtccaaaatgaaaattaaaaacttttaaatgattcatgcaatgggaaattttgatttaatgcagtttttttggacatacgccgttgcagtttttcactgtttgtcatgggaaaattctgaaaatcatagataaataaagaaatgaagacaaaaatttacaaaacacaagacaatcagctgatgtcggacaaacggaaccaacaatgacactaaacaagtattatggacaacagaacgacgacagcacgaacaaaaaatgttcaacatataatatacagcacaagaattccttgaggaacttagtcatggaaaaaataatataacacagacgaacacagtggggtaacaatgacgagacagattaaatacaggcagacaacaaacctggacatcACAGCAAACATATGAACACAGCGATGAAGTTAAACAAGCATTATGgccaacacaacgacgatagcactgatgAACACAGAAGATTTTCATTTAACAACATGCACTTCAgcactatcataacttagaatcatcataacttagaaacacgcaacttagaacaggcataaattagaaaattctaatttgtgtgtttttctaaattatgtgtttctaagctatgacagCACCCCAGTCCAGGAAGAgcacttttttctttcttttttttccgaaaaaaaGCTTTCCAGATCAGCTTTATGTGTTCCgtaattggttgagtttctttcagttgtCTTCGGTCGGCAGACGAATCACGGAAGAAAACACGCCTTTtgattggcccggccaaataaggcgatGGCTGCTCTTGCAAATGGCTGCCAAATACGAGAACGAAAACTATGGCGCTGGCATTTTTTGTAATATACAAGCATACATGTTTTATATTGTTTATAGatacatttatatactatatCCTGTGTCATACATTCTTTTTGAGGTTTTTGGGTCcgtgccattttgaaaatcttgaGCATCATGAAATATTCAAAAACATAAGAATCCTTATGTTATACTTTATGT
Above is a genomic segment from Bacillus rossius redtenbacheri isolate Brsri chromosome 7, Brsri_v3, whole genome shotgun sequence containing:
- the LOC134534104 gene encoding uncharacterized protein LOC134534104 codes for the protein MQRQLAVLLLVGLCACALLSGAGSAAVLKRSVADVSSKSDTESRMCYNSTPCGWMVYVPFTRRIDYFMKNTCDCPKGKTCQQAEDDLSVSAYIYRCMDAEASSKATDS